The window atttattgttggtCTCGTAGTTCTAGAAAATAACTAAATATGAATTTTAGTTTGTAACTTTTTAATCTTTATATGTTAAATTTCGTAACAAATAGTCCATCAACTCTAATAGGTAAGTGTTTAATCCATTGtctttatattattttttaaattaaaaatttgtaatGATTTAATGTATAAcgagaaatattacaaaagttTAATGGATGGAATCTTTTACCCAATAAATAAATTAGGGACCAAATGTTTTTAAACTACAAAAGTTAAGTTgttagaaaaatagaaaatgacaATTGTGATGGAAATTTCCATGATAAGAATTAGATTACCACAATTTTGAAAGGTCATGTACTTAATTTATTACGAATCGAATATTAGAggctaaattattacaaattaaaatatcaTAGCTAGGTTTTCTCATTCTTTGGAGAGGAATGTTTCATAACTCTTAAGTGGGTCGAGGTGGAATTCACGAGCTTATTTGCTTTGGACAACACAGTCAAGGCGATTCTTTTGATCCCCGGCTGGAAAGAAATAATCTTATTTTCCATGATTCATCACAAAGTTCTAATGCTTTCTTTGATGCGACTTGTTTAAAGGCTTCTTATTGCTGTTCTTTCTCCAAATCTTTTGACGGTTTTCAATTCAAGACATTTATCGTTGCTGGGATGATAGTCTTCTCAAGTTGctgttttttccttttatgttttctttgttATGTTCGTGTCATGTTATGGGGTTTTTATGCTTTTAAGTTCACTATTATTCATTTATGTTTTCTTATAGTTTCTCGTATCTTTGAACATTAGTCTCTTTTTAACTCCATTAATGGGAAGTCTTGTATCTTTTTCATTAAAAGATTATAAGGTAATCATCCTATGTCATTAACATGAATTGATTTTGTTTCTTAGAGCCCAGTCTAGCAGTAGAAACCATGCATGACATATGAGAGCATAACTCTTTAAATTAGGTATTTCATAACATATTCTGACCTAACTTTATGACACACAATATTTCTAAGTCAAATTAAGGTGTAATGTGTCACACATTATTCCGTTCTTTACCTAAACCTGCTTTTCTATTCAGCATATTTAAATGAAACATGATTGAATATATAATCATTAAAATCAACATTAACAATAACATTCATGTTAACAAAATAACAACAAACAAATTAACAATAATGTATTTTGTAACTCAATTAGTTTAAAATACCTTTTATGAACAACTTTTAATTGGTTCTTGACACGAACTTAAATAAGTCAGTTGACTTATGGTAATTTTAAAGTTCCATCTTTAAATTTGCAAATTCAACCATTTTGTTGATTATTCCATCCAAGATCTTTATTATAATTAGAATgcttttttcattataattCAATCTTGTTTTCATGTGTATCGTAACTTTAAGCATTAATCGTTtcctttttagaaaaaaatggtcCAAGAAAATTAGTTAGTTAGTCTGAAGAAAGTTTACAGACTATCTAATAAATCTTCaaaatttttcgattttttatttaataagtTCATGAACTTTCATTTTTAAGTGAATAGGtcatagatctatttgacattacaTTTTAACATTCACAGACTATTTGatgtaaaattgaaaaattaagcctcgtttgataaatattttatttttaaaaaatcagcTTTATAAATATTACTTTCTTAGGAACCCTCTTCAGTTATGTTACAGCAgtgaaagaaaaacaaagtaaTTGATAAAATAGAAATTCATAAGCTGAAGAGAAAAGTTTTTGTAAGAGAAGAATATAACTTCCATTGCTCAAACAACTGAGTAACTGTACAGTATTATCCTACTCTACTTCCTAAAATTATAGGTGACAAAACTGTCAataacattttctttttgttctttcaaCTTTCAAGATGTGTGCAGCTTAGCAGTGAGATTTATGAAAGCATCCTCTCGGCATGGAATCGTCAAGCCGCCCGTTGGGTGGCAAAATCCAAATTCTTCTTCTGATCTATTGAGCAGATCTACAAAAGAAGGATGCTTCAAGTATGATATAGGGACGACAAATCTCTTCCTTTGAATCTCTCCCACGTAAACTGCAATATGGCCTTTGGGAACATCAGATTGATTTCTGGCTGACATAGCTTGCATTTTCAAAATCTGCTTGGCGTTGAGAAGAATCGATGGCAGACGGATTCCCATATCGAAAATTTATGTGAAACAAGAGAAGAGTGAGCGAGTTTGAGCGGTGTTTTCCTTGATATGGAACTTGATTTAGAAAATAGAGTACTCGTTGGATAAGAATGGCTTCATTCTTATGTGTATTTATAGCAGATATGAAGGA is drawn from Cucumis melo cultivar AY chromosome 11, USDA_Cmelo_AY_1.0, whole genome shotgun sequence and contains these coding sequences:
- the LOC107991554 gene encoding auxin-responsive protein SAUR21-like produces the protein MGIRLPSILLNAKQILKMQAMSARNQSDVPKGHIAVYVGEIQRKRFVVPISYLKHPSFVDLLNRSEEEFGFCHPTGGLTIPCREDAFINLTAKLHTS